One genomic region from Rattus norvegicus strain BN/NHsdMcwi chromosome 10, GRCr8, whole genome shotgun sequence encodes:
- the Ccl6 gene encoding C-C motif chemokine 6 precursor, with product MRHSKTAISFFILVAVLGSQAGLIQDTVKEDRPFNPTIIHQGFQDSSDCCFSYASQIPCSRFIYYFPTSGGCTKPGIIFVTRKRKRVCANPSDQRVQTCISTLKLGPRSGNSAIA from the exons ATGAGACATTCCAAGACTGCCATTTCATTCTTTATCCTTGTGGCCGTCCTTGGGTCCCAGGCTGGGCTCATACAAG atacGGTAAAAGAAGATCGTCCCTTTAATCCTACAATAATTCACCAAG GCTTTCAAGACTCTTCAGACTGCTGCTTCTCCTATGCCTCACAGATCCCATGTTCaagatttatatattattttccaACCAGTGGTGGGTgcaccaagccaggcatcat cTTTGTCACCAGGAAGAGGAAGCGGGTCTGTGCCAACCCGAGTGATCAGAGAGTTCAGACGTGCATAAGCACCCTGAAGCTAGGCCCAAGATCTGGGAACAGTGCCATTGCTTGA